One Elusimicrobiota bacterium genomic region harbors:
- the yqeK gene encoding bis(5'-nucleosyl)-tetraphosphatase (symmetrical) YqeK — MVYINDIKNYLKKNISQKRYVHTLELTKLASELAKHYGLKNIKKIQIATLLHDSQKNSKNGNEHSFLASEVAKNKFGIKDKKILNAIKHHTFGYRNMDKFAKIIYVADISEPSRKYKEAKNIRKLAFEDLDKAMVLTLSTKMKYVLGDKKPLSIESVILYNKLLKKCTLNRRHCGA; from the coding sequence ATGGTTTATATCAATGATATTAAGAATTACTTAAAAAAGAACATATCACAGAAAAGATATGTTCATACTTTAGAACTTACAAAACTTGCATCAGAATTAGCAAAACATTATGGATTAAAAAATATTAAAAAAATACAAATAGCTACGCTCTTACATGATAGTCAGAAAAATTCTAAAAACGGGAACGAACATTCGTTTTTAGCTTCAGAGGTTGCAAAAAATAAGTTTGGAATTAAAGATAAGAAAATATTGAATGCAATAAAACATCATACTTTTGGATATAGGAATATGGACAAATTTGCAAAAATTATTTATGTTGCAGATATTTCTGAACCATCAAGGAAATATAAGGAAGCCAAAAATATTAGAAAGCTTGCATTTGAAGATTTGGATAAAGCGATGGTTTTAACTTTATCAACTAAAATGAAATATGTCTTAGGTGATAAGAAACCGCTTTCTATAGAAAGCGTAATTTTATATAATAAATTATTAAAAAAATGTACCTTAAATAGACGTCATTGCGGGGCATAG
- the nadD gene encoding nicotinate (nicotinamide) nucleotide adenylyltransferase yields MKIGILGGSFDPVHNGHIVLAKSALKQLKLDLLFFVPAYMPPHKNRKLEKAFHRKRMLSLATRSYKKFLISDFELNRKRKTYTYQTIEYFYKKYFPVDLYLIIGSDSAIDLKNWKNDRKIIQLSKVVVGKRDNYIFNNKDNFILLSGKIPDISSTGIRRKIEDGFSARGLISSSVGSYIKRNGLYM; encoded by the coding sequence GTGAAAATTGGGATATTAGGCGGAAGTTTTGATCCTGTTCATAATGGGCATATTGTTCTTGCAAAAAGCGCATTAAAGCAGTTAAAATTAGATTTATTGTTTTTTGTACCTGCATATATGCCGCCTCATAAAAACAGGAAGTTAGAAAAAGCATTTCACAGGAAAAGGATGTTAAGTCTTGCCACAAGGAGTTATAAAAAGTTTTTAATATCGGATTTTGAACTCAACAGAAAAAGAAAAACCTATACATATCAAACAATAGAATATTTTTATAAAAAATATTTTCCTGTAGATTTATATCTTATCATCGGGTCCGATTCTGCAATAGATTTAAAAAACTGGAAAAACGATAGAAAGATTATTCAGTTAAGCAAAGTTGTTGTTGGAAAAAGAGATAATTATATTTTTAACAATAAAGATAATTTTATACTGCTCTCGGGAAAAATTCCGGATATTTCATCAACGGGAATCAGGAGGAAAATCGAAGATGGTTTTTCTGCAAGAGGACTTATTAGTTCATCAGTTGGAAGTTACATAAAAAGAAACGGTCTCTATATGTGA
- a CDS encoding glutamate-5-semialdehyde dehydrogenase, with product MANFKDYIVRKAKRTKIASRNLAFVSNDIKNKALFNIAENILKNRDKIISENLKDIKNAEKQKLPSAMVDRLVLNNGRINAMVDGLKFVIGLPDPVGEIIEKITRPNGLEIRKIRVPIGVIGIIYEARPNVTVDSVGLCLKSGNCVVLRGGSETINSNKILTKLICESAYSDGIPEGSVEFIDKVDRKVISEMIRLNDYIDCIIPRGGENLIKFVRDNSSIPVIAHGKGVCHTYVDKDANIENAIKISFNAKVQRPGVCNAMETLLVHKDIAANILPLIIDKYKKAGVEIRGCKNTKKIISGIKPATEDDWYEEYLDLILSIKIVSSVDEAIAHIEKYGSHHSDAIVTENRETSEKFLKEVDSAVVYWNASTRFTDGNEFGMGAEIGISTQKIHARGPMGLRELTSYKYVVRGNGQIRE from the coding sequence ATGGCTAATTTTAAGGATTATATTGTTAGAAAAGCTAAAAGAACTAAAATTGCTTCAAGAAATTTAGCATTTGTCTCAAATGATATAAAAAACAAAGCCCTTTTTAATATCGCAGAGAATATTTTAAAAAATAGGGATAAAATAATCTCTGAAAATCTTAAAGATATAAAGAACGCTGAAAAACAGAAGTTACCGTCAGCGATGGTTGATCGTTTAGTATTGAATAACGGACGAATAAACGCAATGGTTGACGGTCTTAAATTTGTTATAGGGTTGCCTGACCCGGTCGGTGAAATTATCGAGAAAATAACAAGACCGAATGGTTTAGAGATAAGAAAAATTCGCGTACCTATCGGTGTTATAGGAATAATTTATGAAGCACGTCCGAATGTTACTGTTGATTCTGTCGGGCTTTGCCTTAAATCGGGCAATTGTGTTGTTTTACGCGGTGGCAGCGAAACGATTAACTCTAATAAAATATTGACAAAATTAATATGCGAAAGCGCTTATTCAGATGGTATACCTGAAGGTAGTGTTGAATTTATTGATAAAGTTGACAGAAAAGTGATTTCAGAAATGATACGACTTAACGATTATATTGACTGTATAATTCCCCGAGGTGGTGAAAATCTTATAAAGTTTGTCAGGGATAATTCTTCTATACCAGTTATAGCTCACGGTAAAGGTGTCTGTCACACTTATGTTGATAAGGATGCCAATATAGAAAATGCAATAAAAATATCTTTTAACGCAAAGGTTCAAAGACCGGGCGTTTGTAATGCAATGGAAACTTTGCTTGTTCATAAAGATATTGCGGCAAATATTTTGCCTTTAATAATTGATAAGTATAAAAAGGCAGGTGTTGAAATTCGTGGTTGTAAAAATACAAAAAAAATAATTAGTGGTATAAAACCGGCAACTGAAGACGATTGGTATGAGGAATATCTGGATTTGATTTTGTCTATAAAAATTGTTTCTTCTGTCGACGAGGCAATCGCTCATATTGAAAAATACGGGTCTCATCACTCTGATGCAATTGTTACGGAGAATAGGGAAACATCGGAAAAATTTTTAAAAGAAGTTGATTCTGCAGTAGTTTATTGGAATGCATCAACAAGGTTCACTGACGGTAACGAGTTTGGTATGGGCGCAGAAATCGGAATTTCAACTCAAAAAATACATGCTCGCGGTCCCATGGGATTAAGAGAACTTACATCATATAAATATGTCGTAAGGGGTAATGGGCAAATAAGAGAATAA
- the murG gene encoding undecaprenyldiphospho-muramoylpentapeptide beta-N-acetylglucosaminyltransferase: MAKKILIAVSSTGGHIYPGLAIASEFKKKGYDVFFIGKKTEIITRENYRFYTISSIGFQRKISIKAIIFIIKNIYSVFQSIKILIKEKPDIVIGFGGYVSFPVVFAAWIKKIPTIIHEQNIIPGLANKLSSKFASKVCISFGDSSRYFPLEKVVFTGNPVRQDILDVSKQTKSIKIIKLPITILVFGGSQGSKNINLAAINSLSRLVAIKEKIRFIHITGENNYEIVKNAYSEKKIPAEVYKYLFNIETAYQKASLVICRAGATTVAELITLKIPAVLIPYPYSTEEHQKANAEYLVRYGSAIIIEEKNIDRLAEKIYEFANNPDILQEMSESFSKISYPDPIKKFSELIENI; this comes from the coding sequence ATGGCTAAAAAAATATTGATTGCTGTCTCTTCTACAGGCGGCCATATATATCCGGGTCTTGCAATAGCGAGTGAATTTAAAAAAAAAGGATATGATGTTTTTTTTATTGGTAAAAAAACAGAAATAATTACAAGAGAAAATTACAGGTTTTATACAATATCTAGTATTGGTTTTCAAAGAAAAATATCAATAAAAGCGATAATATTTATAATTAAAAACATATATTCTGTTTTTCAATCAATAAAAATATTGATTAAAGAAAAACCGGATATTGTCATAGGTTTTGGCGGTTATGTTTCCTTTCCTGTTGTTTTTGCAGCATGGATAAAAAAGATTCCTACGATAATTCACGAACAAAATATCATTCCTGGACTTGCTAATAAATTATCGTCAAAATTTGCATCTAAAGTATGTATAAGTTTCGGCGATTCAAGTAGATATTTTCCTTTAGAAAAAGTTGTTTTTACGGGTAATCCTGTCCGCCAGGATATTTTAGATGTTTCTAAGCAGACAAAATCAATTAAAATTATAAAATTACCGATTACTATTTTGGTTTTTGGCGGCAGTCAAGGTTCAAAGAATATAAATCTTGCAGCTATAAATTCACTATCAAGGTTAGTTGCGATAAAAGAAAAAATCCGGTTTATACATATTACCGGTGAAAATAATTATGAAATAGTGAAAAATGCGTATTCTGAAAAAAAAATACCGGCAGAAGTGTATAAATACCTTTTTAATATAGAAACAGCATATCAAAAAGCATCTTTAGTTATTTGCCGTGCAGGCGCTACTACAGTAGCAGAATTGATTACATTAAAAATTCCTGCGGTGCTTATCCCATATCCTTATTCTACTGAAGAGCATCAGAAAGCAAATGCTGAATATCTGGTAAGATACGGTAGTGCAATTATTATTGAAGAGAAAAACATTGATAGACTTGCAGAAAAAATATATGAATTTGCGAACAATCCTGATATTCTTCAAGAGATGTCGGAATCTTTCAGTAAAATATCTTACCCCGACCCAATAAAAAAGTTTTCTGAGTTAATAGAAAATATATAA
- the ftsW gene encoding putative lipid II flippase FtsW: MDKTKSYNMEIWVVMSILISIGIIMVYSASGIMADYKYGSSTMFFWKQLLWVCLGGISMLFFSYFDYNKLRSMVIPLLLFTFVLLVFVLIFGTTVGGAKRWLRFGPLGFQPSEVAKLTVIIFLAWYVDRRKSKMKNFKEGLLKPLLIVGVILILVFAERDIGVPLLIFSITIILLIIGGANLGHVFLMSIAGIPVIIYTVIKEPYRIRRITTFLNPWADPQGSGYQLVQSLLAMGSGGLRGIGLGESRVKMLFLPEPHTDFIFPIIGEELGLFGTIFVLFLFLILLYFGVKIALGAKDLFGSILAFGITIMVTFQSLINMSVSVGLLPTKGLPLPFISFGGSSILIMMTSIGILLNIGKQTCLPAGR; the protein is encoded by the coding sequence ATGGATAAAACAAAGTCATATAATATGGAAATTTGGGTTGTTATGTCGATACTAATATCTATCGGTATAATTATGGTCTATTCAGCAAGCGGCATAATGGCGGATTACAAGTACGGTAGCTCTACAATGTTTTTTTGGAAACAACTATTATGGGTATGTCTTGGCGGGATTTCTATGCTATTTTTCTCATATTTTGATTATAATAAGTTACGAAGCATGGTAATACCACTTTTACTTTTTACTTTTGTTCTGTTAGTGTTTGTTCTGATATTCGGGACTACAGTCGGCGGGGCAAAACGGTGGTTGAGGTTTGGGCCACTAGGTTTTCAACCATCAGAGGTAGCAAAATTAACTGTTATAATTTTTCTTGCCTGGTATGTTGATAGAAGGAAAAGCAAAATGAAAAATTTTAAGGAGGGTTTATTGAAACCGCTACTTATTGTAGGCGTGATATTAATATTGGTATTTGCGGAACGGGATATTGGTGTACCGCTCCTTATTTTTTCTATAACAATAATTCTTTTAATTATAGGCGGGGCAAATTTAGGACATGTGTTTTTAATGAGTATTGCAGGGATACCTGTAATTATTTATACTGTAATAAAAGAACCATATCGTATTAGACGAATAACAACCTTTTTAAATCCCTGGGCTGATCCGCAGGGTTCGGGGTATCAGTTAGTCCAGTCACTTCTTGCAATGGGTTCAGGCGGGTTGAGAGGGATAGGATTGGGGGAATCCAGGGTAAAAATGCTTTTTTTGCCTGAACCGCACACGGATTTTATATTTCCAATTATAGGTGAAGAACTTGGATTATTTGGTACGATATTTGTTTTGTTTTTATTTTTAATATTGTTGTATTTTGGTGTGAAAATTGCATTGGGTGCAAAAGATCTTTTTGGCAGTATTCTTGCCTTTGGAATTACAATAATGGTTACTTTTCAATCGTTGATTAATATGTCAGTTAGTGTCGGGCTTTTACCAACGAAAGGTTTACCTCTTCCATTTATTTCGTTTGGCGGCTCGTCAATTTTAATAATGATGACAAGTATTGGAATACTGCTGAATATCGGTAAACAAACTTGCCTACCGGCAGGCAGGTAA
- the murD gene encoding UDP-N-acetylmuramoyl-L-alanine--D-glutamate ligase, whose amino-acid sequence MENNWKKVAILGAAKTGISCVNYFLSQGCQVLLSDVKKEEAVESKIPQNIKTEFGGHSKEILSADLIVPSPGVHWDIPILTEAREKGIRVISDIEIFYLLAKYKMIIAITGTNGKTTTTSMVGEVLKKAGKKTIICGNIGTPVCDFIRESDKETYVVMEVSSYQLEYTDKYAPHISAILNITSDHLERHKTMDNYANVKSKIFLNQDKNDFCVLNENDSYCKELSGKCRSEVIYFSIGKNGNKLNLKIPGSHNVENALASIEILKAANIPEKNIIEILSEFNGIEHRIEYVKDINGVKYINDSKGTNVSSTEVAIKSFKQPIVLILGGRDKGSPYSPLIPLIKNNVKKIIAIGEAKEKIFSELKGSADIILLENIEQAVMKAKEIAVSGDIVLLSPACASFDQFKNYEERGKYFKQIVMNI is encoded by the coding sequence GTGGAAAATAACTGGAAAAAGGTAGCAATATTGGGGGCAGCAAAGACAGGTATTTCTTGTGTTAATTATTTTTTATCACAGGGATGCCAGGTTTTACTTAGTGATGTTAAAAAAGAGGAAGCAGTTGAATCAAAAATCCCGCAAAACATTAAAACTGAATTCGGCGGCCATTCGAAAGAAATCCTTTCAGCAGATTTAATAGTACCAAGCCCCGGTGTTCACTGGGATATACCTATTTTAACCGAAGCAAGAGAAAAAGGCATAAGGGTTATTTCAGATATAGAAATATTTTACCTTTTAGCAAAATATAAAATGATTATTGCTATTACCGGGACAAATGGAAAGACCACAACAACTTCTATGGTAGGTGAAGTATTAAAAAAAGCTGGTAAAAAAACTATTATTTGCGGTAATATAGGAACTCCTGTCTGTGATTTTATCAGGGAATCAGATAAAGAGACATATGTTGTTATGGAAGTTTCAAGTTATCAGCTTGAATATACGGACAAATATGCACCGCATATATCAGCTATTTTAAACATTACCTCTGACCATTTAGAAAGACACAAAACAATGGACAATTATGCAAATGTAAAATCTAAGATATTCTTAAATCAGGATAAAAATGATTTCTGCGTATTAAATGAAAATGATAGTTATTGTAAAGAACTTTCCGGAAAATGCAGGTCAGAGGTAATTTATTTTTCAATTGGAAAAAATGGAAATAAACTAAATTTAAAAATACCCGGAAGTCATAATGTTGAAAATGCACTCGCATCTATCGAAATATTAAAAGCAGCAAATATTCCCGAGAAAAATATTATAGAAATATTATCAGAATTTAACGGTATAGAACATCGTATTGAATATGTCAAAGATATAAATGGTGTTAAATACATAAATGATTCAAAAGGGACAAATGTATCTTCAACAGAAGTTGCTATAAAATCTTTCAAACAGCCAATTGTTCTTATTCTTGGAGGCAGGGACAAAGGATCGCCATATTCACCGTTGATTCCACTTATAAAAAACAACGTTAAGAAAATTATCGCAATAGGCGAAGCGAAAGAAAAAATATTTTCAGAATTAAAGGGTTCTGCCGATATTATTTTATTGGAAAACATTGAACAGGCTGTAATGAAAGCAAAAGAAATTGCAGTTTCGGGAGATATTGTTTTATTGTCTCCCGCATGTGCTTCTTTTGACCAATTTAAGAACTATGAAGAGAGAGGGAAATATTTTAAACAAATAGTTATGAATATTTAA
- the mraY gene encoding phospho-N-acetylmuramoyl-pentapeptide-transferase produces the protein MLYYLCHLSNYFSPFNVFQYITFRAGGAIFTSLIISIFFGKYFINKLKLFKINQTIREDGPPTHLVKSGTPTMGGVIILISFLVSTILWARLNNRFIWVLILSSTYLGVLGFVDDYLKIVKKHSSGLSASKKILFLSIMAVIISAYCYLFPSNPKYVTSVNIPYLKGVFLNFGVLYIFFSYFIIIGSSNAVNLTDGLDGLAVGSIIFSGLVYVVFAYVAGNVKFSEYLKVISVSGAGEISIFLTAMIGACLGFLWFNCHPAEIFMGDTGSLFLGGSIGVVSVLIKQEVILIVTGGIFVVEALSVLLQVISFRFRKKRIFKMAPLHHHFELKGLPEDKVVIRFWIVAIILALLSLSSLKIR, from the coding sequence ATGTTATATTATCTTTGTCATTTATCAAATTATTTTTCACCATTTAATGTTTTTCAATATATAACATTTAGGGCGGGTGGTGCAATTTTCACATCACTTATAATATCTATTTTTTTTGGTAAATACTTTATAAATAAGTTGAAACTCTTCAAAATTAACCAGACTATAAGAGAAGATGGTCCGCCTACCCACCTTGTTAAATCCGGTACTCCAACTATGGGCGGAGTTATAATACTTATTTCGTTTTTAGTTTCAACAATTTTATGGGCACGTCTTAATAATAGGTTTATATGGGTTTTAATTTTATCGTCTACTTATCTTGGTGTCTTGGGTTTTGTTGATGATTATCTTAAAATAGTAAAAAAACATTCCAGTGGTTTATCTGCTTCAAAAAAGATTTTGTTTTTATCTATTATGGCAGTCATTATTTCTGCATACTGTTATTTGTTTCCATCAAATCCAAAATATGTAACATCCGTTAATATTCCTTATCTTAAGGGAGTATTTTTGAATTTTGGAGTTTTATACATATTTTTTTCATATTTCATTATTATTGGTTCTTCAAATGCAGTTAATCTTACAGACGGACTTGATGGTCTTGCTGTCGGTTCAATTATATTTTCCGGGCTCGTATATGTGGTTTTTGCTTACGTAGCGGGCAATGTAAAGTTTAGTGAATATTTAAAGGTAATTTCAGTATCCGGCGCCGGTGAAATTTCTATATTTCTAACAGCAATGATAGGTGCATGTTTAGGTTTCTTGTGGTTTAATTGTCATCCGGCAGAAATATTTATGGGAGATACGGGTTCGCTTTTCTTAGGCGGCAGCATAGGGGTTGTTAGTGTTCTTATCAAACAAGAGGTGATTTTGATTGTAACAGGGGGGATTTTTGTCGTTGAAGCGCTCTCGGTGTTACTGCAGGTTATATCATTCCGTTTCAGAAAGAAAAGAATTTTTAAAATGGCGCCTTTACATCATCATTTTGAACTTAAAGGTCTTCCCGAAGATAAAGTTGTAATCAGATTTTGGATTGTAGCAATCATATTAGCACTTTTATCTTTGAGCTCGTTAAAAATTAGGTAG